The nucleotide sequence CCCGCTACGCTTACGAGCGCCGCGCCGAGACGCTGCTGCACGAGATGGCGCACATGTGGTTCGGCGACCTCGTCACCATGCGCTGGTGGGACGACCTCTGGCTGAACGAGTCGTTCGCGACCTTCGCGAGCGTGCTGGCCCAGGCCGAGGCCACCGAGTACAAGAACGCGTGGACCAGCTTCGCGAACATCGAGAAGTCGTGGGCGTACCGGCAGGACCAGCTGCCGTCGACGCATCCGATCGCCGCGGACATCGTCGACCTGCACGCGGTCGAGGTGAACTTCGACGGCATCACCTACGCCAAGGGCGCGAGCGTGCTCAAGCAGCTCGTCGCCTATGTCGGGCTGGAGCACTTCCTCGAAGGCCTCAAGGTCTACTTCGGCAAGCACGCCTGGGGCAACGCGACCCTGGCGGACCTGCTGGGCGCGCTGGAAGAGGCCTCGGGCCGCGACCTGTCGTGGTGGAGCGCGCAGTGGCTGGAGACCACCGGTCTCAACTCGCTGAGCCCGCGCTACGAGGTCGGCGCCGACGGCACGTACACCGCGTTCGCCGTCACCCAGACCGGTGCCAAGCCGGGTGCCGGTGAACTGCGGACGCACCGGGTCGCGGTCGGCGTCTACGACGAGGACGAGAGCGGCAAGATCGTCCGCAAGCACCGCGTCGAACTCGACGTCGACGGCGAGCGGACCGAGGTGCCGGGGCTGATCGGTCTCCCGGCGGGCAAGCTCGTGCTGGTCAACGACGACGACCTGACCTACTGCACGATGCGGCTCGACCCGGCGTCGCTGACCACGCTGATCGACCGCATCGCCGACATCACCGACCCGCTCCCCCGCACGCTGTGCTGGTCGGCGGCGTGGGAGATGACGCGCGAGGCCGAGCTCAAGGCCCGCGACTTCGTCACCCTGGTGCAGCGCGGCGTCCACACCGAGACCGAGGTCGGCGTGGTGCAGCGGCTGCTGCTGCAGGCGCAGACGGCGCTGAACTCGTACGCGAACCCGGCGTGGGCGGCGGACAAGGGCTGGCCGGAGTTCTCCGCGCGGCTGCTGGAGCTGGCGCAGGGCGCCGAGGCCGGTTCGGACCACCAGCTGGCGTTCGTGAACTCGCTCGCCGGTTGCGTGCTGGACGACAAGACGCTGCAGATCATCGCGGGCTGGCTCGATGGCACCGCGCCGCTGGAAGGCCTGACCGTCGACACCGATCTGCGCTGGCGGCTGCTGCACGCGCTGGTCGCGCACGGCAAGGCGGAGAACCCCGAGATCGACGCGGAGCTCGCCAAGGACGACACCGCCGCCGGACGGCGCCAGGCGGAGCGCTCGCGGGCGCTGCGGCCGACCGAGGACGCGAAGGCCGACGCGTGGCAGCGGGCGGTGTACGACGACGAGCTGCCGAACGCGGTCAGCGACTCGCTCATCACCGGCTTCTCCCACCCCGGCCAGAAGCACCTGCTCGGCGGCTACGTGACGCGCTACTTCGAGGTCATCGACGAGGTGTGGCAGCGGCGCTCCAGCGAGCGCGCGCAGCCGACCGTGGTCGGGCTGTACCCGTCGTGGGCCGTCGAGCCGTCCACGGTGGAGGCGTCGGACGAGTGGCTGGCCGGGGAGCACCCGGCGGCGCTGCGTCGCCTCGTGTCGGAGGGCCGGGCCGGGATCGTGCGGGCGCTGGCCGCCCGTGAGTTCGACTCGCAGGCCGGCGTCTAGAAAGAGCTGAAGGGGCCCTTCACCGCATACGATGCGGTGAAGGGCCCCTTTGCTGCGTCTTATGCGGGGAAAGTCCCCTTCAGCTCCGTCAGTGCTGCGGAGCGCCCGCCTGGTCGCTCAGCATGCGGAGCGCGTTCACGAGGCCGCCGATGAGGTCGCCTTCCTTGAAGGAGGCGACCATGCTGGCCACGGCGAGCTTCGCGCCGCGGTCGGGCAGGCGGTGCCGGGCCTGCGAGCCCGTCACGATCTCGATGACGCGCTGGCCGGGCGACACGGCGACGACGACGCCGTCGGCCGGGTCGTCGGTCGAGCTCAGCAGGCCTTCGGCGGTGACGCGGGTGTCCTCGCCGAGGTCACCGAGGTACACGCTGAAGTCCAGGCCGGTCTCGCGGCTGGCCAGGGTCAGCGCTTCGTCCAGCCGGGCAAGCTGCTGGGTCGTGAATGGGCTGTTCGGACCAGCCGGTTCGTACATCTTGGCGGCGGAAATCCGGCCGCTGGAAGTAACGGCGGCACCGTAACCGGGCTCTTCGTCAACAGCGGTGGACGAATGG is from Amycolatopsis lurida and encodes:
- the pepN gene encoding aminopeptidase N is translated as MPAPNLTRDQAKLRAELLDVESYDIELDLTDGRGGPGEKTFTSKTTIKFASARSGEASWVDIVAEGIESAVLNGTELDVSGYVEDKGVELPGLAESNELVVDAVCRYMNTGEGLHRFVDPVDDGVYLYTQFETADAKRMFACFDQPDLKSVYRLTVIAPKDWKVISNALVESAEETPEGAVRTVFKVSERISTYLVALIAGPYSEWRDEFSDEHRTIPLGIYCRASLAEHMDADKLFTETKQGFAFYHEKFATPYPFSKYDQLFVPEFNAGAMENAGAVTFLEDYVFRSRVTRYAYERRAETLLHEMAHMWFGDLVTMRWWDDLWLNESFATFASVLAQAEATEYKNAWTSFANIEKSWAYRQDQLPSTHPIAADIVDLHAVEVNFDGITYAKGASVLKQLVAYVGLEHFLEGLKVYFGKHAWGNATLADLLGALEEASGRDLSWWSAQWLETTGLNSLSPRYEVGADGTYTAFAVTQTGAKPGAGELRTHRVAVGVYDEDESGKIVRKHRVELDVDGERTEVPGLIGLPAGKLVLVNDDDLTYCTMRLDPASLTTLIDRIADITDPLPRTLCWSAAWEMTREAELKARDFVTLVQRGVHTETEVGVVQRLLLQAQTALNSYANPAWAADKGWPEFSARLLELAQGAEAGSDHQLAFVNSLAGCVLDDKTLQIIAGWLDGTAPLEGLTVDTDLRWRLLHALVAHGKAENPEIDAELAKDDTAAGRRQAERSRALRPTEDAKADAWQRAVYDDELPNAVSDSLITGFSHPGQKHLLGGYVTRYFEVIDEVWQRRSSERAQPTVVGLYPSWAVEPSTVEASDEWLAGEHPAALRRLVSEGRAGIVRALAAREFDSQAGV
- a CDS encoding DUF5130 family protein; this encodes MATGELTHSSTAVDEEPGYGAAVTSSGRISAAKMYEPAGPNSPFTTQQLARLDEALTLASRETGLDFSVYLGDLGEDTRVTAEGLLSSTDDPADGVVVAVSPGQRVIEIVTGSQARHRLPDRGAKLAVASMVASFKEGDLIGGLVNALRMLSDQAGAPQH